The proteins below are encoded in one region of Ereboglobus luteus:
- a CDS encoding sugar phosphate isomerase/epimerase family protein, with amino-acid sequence MKKILILLCAMTLAAVHTNAAEKNIGLQMYSLRTEIAKDFSNIDTIIAAIAKAGYKYVETANYSGDGKIYGMEPAVFAEKLRAHGLHALSCHVQKRFKKTPTRAELDEALSWWDKCIADHKAAGMKYVIMPSMPRLTKVEDIQAFCEYLNKIGDKCNAAGLKFGYHNHAFEFETKLPNKLTKYEYMLQNTDPGKVFFEMDVYWTVMGRFSPVELFKQYPGRFLVLHIKDQKELGQSGMVGFEAIFKNIDGSGAKYLIVEVEKYNMPPIESVTASLKYLNDAPYVKADYSK; translated from the coding sequence ATGAAAAAAATCCTCATCCTCCTTTGCGCCATGACTCTCGCCGCCGTGCACACAAACGCCGCCGAAAAAAACATCGGCCTCCAAATGTATTCCCTTCGCACCGAGATCGCCAAGGACTTCAGCAACATCGACACCATCATCGCCGCCATCGCCAAGGCCGGCTACAAATACGTCGAAACCGCCAACTACAGCGGCGACGGCAAAATCTACGGCATGGAGCCCGCCGTTTTCGCCGAAAAACTCCGCGCCCACGGCCTCCACGCGCTCTCCTGCCACGTCCAAAAACGTTTCAAAAAGACGCCCACCCGCGCCGAGCTCGACGAAGCACTCTCGTGGTGGGACAAGTGCATCGCCGACCACAAGGCCGCCGGCATGAAATACGTCATCATGCCCTCCATGCCCAGGCTCACCAAGGTCGAGGACATCCAGGCCTTCTGCGAATACCTCAATAAAATCGGCGACAAGTGCAACGCCGCCGGACTCAAATTCGGCTACCACAACCACGCCTTCGAATTCGAAACCAAGCTTCCCAACAAGCTCACCAAGTATGAATACATGCTCCAAAACACCGACCCCGGAAAAGTCTTTTTCGAAATGGACGTTTACTGGACGGTCATGGGCCGTTTTTCCCCCGTTGAACTTTTCAAGCAATATCCGGGTCGCTTCCTCGTCCTGCACATCAAGGACCAAAAGGAACTCGGCCAAAGCGGCATGGTCGGCTTCGAGGCCATATTCAAAAACATCGACGGCTCCGGCGCCAAATACCTGATTGTGGAAGTTGAAAAATACAACATGCCCCCGATCGAGTCCGTCACCGCCAGCCTCAAATACCTCAACGACGCCCCCTACGTTAAGGCCGACTACTCGAAGTAA
- a CDS encoding hydroxypyruvate isomerase family protein, protein MTRRQAIKTIAATGALTALSRIAPQARAATTLPARNSFHHSVCPGPYLKKNADDKRPGRLPLPEFAQAAKKLGIESIELTGPEQWPVIQKAGLTCAVSTFPRKVTSLMRGLNRREHHIEIVPAYLQRIRECADAGIPNLICFSGRRDGQSDEEGLEICAEGLKKILPAAEKARVTLIMELLNSRTKGHVDYQCDHTAWGVELVKRVGSERFKLLYDIYHMQMMEGNIIQTIRENHQYIAHYHTAGNPGRNEFEPGDMQELNYPAIMRAIHDTGFRGYVGQEFSPKRDPLTSLAAAVKICTV, encoded by the coding sequence ATGACCCGACGCCAAGCAATCAAAACCATCGCCGCCACCGGCGCGCTCACCGCCCTCTCCCGCATCGCGCCGCAAGCCCGCGCCGCCACCACCCTTCCCGCCCGGAATTCCTTCCACCACTCCGTCTGCCCCGGCCCCTACCTCAAGAAAAACGCGGATGATAAACGCCCCGGACGCCTGCCGCTGCCCGAGTTTGCCCAAGCCGCGAAAAAACTCGGCATCGAGTCCATCGAGCTCACCGGCCCCGAACAATGGCCCGTCATCCAAAAAGCCGGACTCACCTGCGCCGTCTCAACCTTCCCCAGAAAAGTCACCTCGTTGATGCGCGGACTCAATCGCCGCGAACATCACATCGAAATCGTTCCGGCCTACCTCCAGCGCATCCGCGAATGCGCCGACGCCGGCATTCCCAACCTCATCTGTTTCTCCGGACGCCGCGACGGACAATCCGACGAGGAGGGCCTCGAAATCTGCGCCGAGGGTTTGAAGAAAATACTTCCCGCCGCCGAAAAAGCCCGAGTCACACTCATCATGGAGCTGCTCAACAGCAGGACCAAGGGACACGTTGACTACCAATGCGACCACACCGCCTGGGGCGTCGAGCTGGTCAAGCGCGTGGGCTCCGAGCGCTTCAAGCTCCTATACGATATTTACCACATGCAAATGATGGAGGGTAACATCATCCAAACCATCCGCGAAAACCACCAATACATCGCCCACTACCACACCGCCGGAAATCCCGGTCGCAACGAATTTGAGCCCGGCGACATGCAGGAACTCAACTATCCGGCCATCATGCGCGCGATCCACGACACCGGTTTCCGCGGCTACGTCGGCCAGGAATTCTCCCCCAAGCGCGACCCGCTCACCTCCCTCGCCGCCGCAGTAAAAATTTGCACGGTGTAA
- a CDS encoding RsmB/NOP family class I SAM-dependent RNA methyltransferase — translation MTKSANTPDRATASAISHTARVLDSLRPGLHADTALRNYFAYWHRLGPREKRAISRATFAYFRWFGWLDRKDSPQKQIAGALDLQSRFDNNPASIKTEAIAARAIPEWSRDEVAWPAETLRLLQHDPVLWLRAKTSGIDTLAAQLGDCEPASNTPVPAPDAFRYTGRQDLFRTPQFHEGLFEIQDLASQLTGHACAPKPGQTWWDACAGEGGKTLHLAELMQNKGMLWASDRSFRRLQSLKRRAARAKVFNYRAAAWDGSAKLPTKTKFDGILLDAPCSGLGTWQRNPHARWTTTPDDVRELAAVQTQLLANVAGSLKPGGRLIYAVCTLTRSETTAIADAFTTAHADFEPAPVFAASGNPSAQTTLWPHEHDCNGMFIAAWRRK, via the coding sequence ATGACCAAATCCGCCAACACGCCTGACCGCGCCACTGCCTCCGCCATTTCGCACACTGCGCGCGTGCTCGATTCCCTCCGTCCCGGGCTCCACGCCGACACCGCGCTCCGCAATTATTTCGCCTACTGGCACCGCCTCGGTCCGCGCGAAAAACGCGCCATCAGCCGCGCCACCTTCGCCTATTTTCGATGGTTCGGCTGGCTCGACCGCAAGGATTCTCCGCAAAAACAAATCGCCGGAGCCCTTGATCTCCAATCCCGCTTCGACAACAACCCCGCCTCGATCAAAACCGAGGCCATCGCCGCGCGCGCCATTCCCGAATGGTCGCGCGACGAGGTCGCATGGCCCGCCGAAACCCTCCGGCTTCTCCAGCACGATCCCGTCCTCTGGCTCCGCGCAAAAACATCCGGCATCGACACGCTCGCCGCGCAACTCGGCGACTGCGAGCCCGCCTCAAACACGCCCGTTCCCGCGCCCGACGCGTTTCGTTACACCGGCAGGCAGGATCTTTTCCGCACACCGCAATTTCACGAGGGCCTCTTCGAAATCCAGGACCTCGCATCACAACTCACCGGCCACGCCTGCGCGCCAAAACCCGGCCAAACTTGGTGGGACGCCTGCGCCGGCGAAGGCGGCAAGACGCTCCACCTCGCCGAGCTCATGCAAAACAAGGGCATGCTCTGGGCGAGCGACCGCTCCTTCCGGCGCCTACAATCACTCAAGCGCCGCGCCGCGCGCGCAAAGGTTTTTAACTACCGCGCCGCCGCGTGGGACGGCTCCGCCAAGCTTCCCACCAAGACCAAGTTCGACGGCATCCTGCTCGATGCCCCTTGCAGCGGACTCGGCACCTGGCAGCGCAACCCGCACGCGCGCTGGACAACTACGCCCGACGACGTCCGCGAACTCGCCGCCGTGCAAACGCAGCTCCTCGCCAATGTCGCGGGTTCGCTCAAACCGGGCGGACGCCTCATCTACGCCGTCTGCACGCTCACGCGCAGCGAAACGACCGCCATCGCCGACGCCTTCACCACCGCGCACGCCGATTTTGAGCCCGCGCCCGTTTTTGCCGCCTCCGGCAATCCGTCCGCGCAAACCACCCTCTGGCCGCACGAGCACGACTGCAACGGCATGTTCATCGCCGCATGGCGAAGGAAATAA
- a CDS encoding YqgE/AlgH family protein translates to MSREGKITSDEKRPLAGSLLLAHPSLNDGIFRRSVILLPAHDENGSMGIVLNHPLRKRMADISNDLAFSPLADVPVYQGGPVASDKLLICAWRMHPQGLGFQLMFGIEPDNAIKLREEQGMELRAYYGYAGWSAGQLEGELRRDTWVVTPLLPHLLVNEDGGEYDESMWRKILGDMGDEWRLAAGEPDDPALN, encoded by the coding sequence ATGAGCCGGGAAGGCAAAATCACATCCGATGAAAAACGTCCGCTGGCAGGATCGCTTCTGCTGGCGCATCCGTCGTTGAACGACGGCATTTTCAGGCGCTCCGTGATTCTGCTCCCCGCGCACGATGAAAACGGCTCCATGGGCATCGTGCTCAATCACCCGCTGCGCAAACGCATGGCGGATATCAGCAACGACCTGGCGTTCAGCCCGCTGGCCGATGTGCCCGTTTACCAAGGCGGCCCGGTGGCGAGTGACAAGCTGCTCATCTGCGCATGGCGCATGCACCCGCAAGGGCTGGGGTTTCAACTGATGTTCGGCATCGAGCCGGACAACGCGATCAAGCTCCGAGAGGAACAGGGCATGGAATTGCGCGCGTATTACGGTTACGCGGGCTGGTCGGCCGGACAACTGGAAGGCGAGTTGCGGCGCGACACCTGGGTTGTCACTCCGCTCCTGCCGCACCTGCTGGTCAACGAGGACGGCGGCGAATACGACGAGAGCATGTGGCGAAAAATCCTCGGCGACATGGGCGACGAATGGCGCCTCGCCGCCGGCGAGCCCGACGACCCCGCGTTGAATTAA
- a CDS encoding alpha/beta hydrolase — MKSKRAVPVIAAALIAGICAPAGLSAQKAGATPPDVTAYRDMPYVTGGGKRQTLDLYVPKNAGAKKPFPLIIWIHGGGWEKGSKTSCFPLRMDFAKRGYAIASINYRYTSAAPFPTQIEDCKAAVRWLRSRAGEYNLDPNRFAAWGSSAGGHLAALLGVTGDVRKFDVGENLKTSSRVQAVVDFYGPADFTAKEMWEPAYETRVKLLGGSLAEKRDVAVAASPVTHAGKGAASFLICHGTKDTRVPISQSERLNDALKSAGVPTVLRRVQDAGHGLRGFFNEELMNEIAAFLSTHLVAAGK, encoded by the coding sequence ATGAAATCGAAACGAGCCGTCCCTGTAATCGCCGCGGCATTGATCGCGGGAATATGCGCCCCCGCCGGTTTGTCCGCGCAAAAGGCCGGCGCGACACCGCCCGATGTCACCGCTTATCGAGACATGCCTTACGTGACCGGGGGCGGCAAACGCCAGACACTCGATCTCTATGTTCCGAAAAATGCCGGCGCGAAAAAACCGTTTCCCCTGATCATTTGGATTCACGGCGGCGGCTGGGAAAAGGGGAGCAAGACATCATGCTTTCCCCTGCGGATGGATTTCGCGAAACGGGGATACGCAATCGCCAGCATCAATTATCGTTACACCTCGGCCGCGCCTTTTCCCACCCAAATCGAGGACTGCAAGGCGGCGGTGCGCTGGCTGCGCTCCCGTGCCGGGGAATATAATCTCGATCCCAATCGCTTTGCCGCGTGGGGAAGCTCGGCGGGCGGGCACCTCGCAGCTCTGCTCGGAGTGACCGGAGATGTTCGGAAATTTGACGTTGGCGAAAACCTGAAAACCTCCAGTCGTGTTCAAGCAGTGGTGGATTTTTATGGCCCCGCGGATTTCACCGCGAAGGAAATGTGGGAGCCTGCTTACGAGACCCGCGTGAAACTGCTCGGAGGCAGCCTGGCGGAAAAACGGGATGTGGCGGTTGCCGCGAGCCCCGTCACGCATGCGGGCAAGGGAGCCGCGTCCTTTTTGATCTGCCATGGCACGAAGGACACACGCGTGCCCATTTCGCAAAGCGAACGCCTCAACGACGCCTTGAAGTCGGCCGGCGTTCCAACGGTATTGCGGCGGGTTCAGGACGCGGGGCATGGATTGCGCGGATTTTTCAATGAGGAACTCATGAACGAGATCGCCGCGTTTCTTTCGACGCACTTGGTGGCAGCCGGCAAGTGA
- a CDS encoding DUF5069 domain-containing protein produces MKHYDFSKQFRAIYDKAVSLYAEGRRGTDAFFSGDELAFLSANGITAQNMYDYAEDHNNYDGQPGYDIALGIELVRRDYFLNAQGGKRSTVVLDMDSMPAKTDAVDGIEWLPRLMPKARAKLRGELPSSLMYCCGGDRRFFMQHDILPQEFLSLVWRAGDNDRMIIDWVAARGNTGA; encoded by the coding sequence ATGAAACACTACGACTTCTCCAAACAATTTCGCGCGATTTACGACAAGGCGGTTTCGCTCTACGCGGAGGGCCGGCGCGGAACGGATGCGTTTTTTTCCGGCGACGAGCTTGCGTTTCTTTCCGCCAACGGAATCACGGCGCAAAACATGTATGACTACGCGGAGGATCATAACAACTACGACGGGCAGCCCGGTTACGACATCGCGCTCGGCATCGAACTCGTGCGGCGCGACTATTTCCTGAACGCGCAGGGCGGCAAGCGGTCGACGGTCGTGCTCGACATGGACTCGATGCCCGCGAAAACCGACGCCGTCGACGGAATCGAATGGCTGCCGCGCCTGATGCCGAAAGCGCGCGCGAAGCTGCGCGGCGAACTGCCGTCGTCGCTCATGTATTGCTGCGGCGGCGACCGCCGGTTTTTCATGCAGCACGATATTTTGCCGCAGGAATTCCTGAGCCTCGTCTGGCGCGCGGGCGACAACGACAGGATGATCATCGACTGGGTCGCGGCGCGCGGTAACACGGGCGCGTAA
- a CDS encoding Y-family DNA polymerase, protein MPPLPTIVHLDADAFFVSVEQALDPSLKGKKVAVGGRERGIISSASYEARACGVYTPMPTARALKVCPDLILVRGCGRYGEFSRRLFDLCEELTPLVERRSIDEGYIDLTPCGFKTREAVVAAVCRLQKKITDTIDVSVSFGLATNKLVSALASKLYKPRGFIVVAPGDEAAFVAPLAIGKLPGIGPKTEKALKEQGIARVSDVLALPERRLQAIFGDGWRDMLATCRGEDDSPVVTEFEDAKSYSQQETFARDIGDFAEIERVAKGMIDALMREIRADGKRVRTITVKVRYPNFEQASAGHSLPQSTNLEQPVYPWVAPLLKQAWQKRRAPLRLVSVKLSGVDNGPEQMDLFGAQTDEKRQRLAGVVDALNAATRRHGTPAVMHGSQLKKP, encoded by the coding sequence ATGCCGCCGCTCCCCACAATCGTCCACCTCGATGCCGATGCGTTTTTCGTGTCGGTCGAGCAGGCGCTTGACCCGTCGCTCAAGGGGAAAAAAGTCGCGGTCGGCGGGCGCGAGCGCGGCATCATTTCATCGGCGAGCTACGAGGCGCGGGCATGCGGCGTTTACACGCCGATGCCAACGGCGCGCGCGCTGAAGGTCTGCCCCGATTTGATTCTTGTGCGCGGCTGCGGCAGATACGGCGAGTTCTCGCGGCGGCTTTTTGACTTGTGCGAGGAACTCACGCCGCTGGTCGAGCGCCGCTCAATCGACGAGGGTTACATTGACCTGACTCCGTGCGGTTTCAAAACGCGGGAGGCCGTCGTCGCGGCGGTGTGCAGATTGCAAAAAAAAATCACCGACACGATTGATGTGTCGGTGTCGTTCGGCCTGGCGACAAACAAACTAGTCTCGGCCCTTGCGAGCAAACTTTACAAACCGCGCGGTTTCATCGTCGTGGCCCCGGGCGACGAGGCGGCGTTTGTCGCGCCGCTCGCCATCGGCAAGCTGCCGGGCATCGGCCCGAAGACGGAAAAGGCGCTCAAGGAGCAGGGCATCGCGCGTGTATCCGACGTGCTGGCCCTGCCGGAGAGACGGTTGCAGGCGATCTTCGGCGACGGATGGCGCGACATGCTCGCGACGTGCCGCGGCGAGGACGACAGTCCGGTCGTCACGGAATTCGAGGACGCGAAATCCTACTCCCAGCAAGAAACCTTCGCGCGCGACATCGGAGATTTTGCCGAGATCGAACGTGTCGCCAAGGGAATGATCGACGCGCTCATGCGCGAGATTCGCGCCGACGGCAAACGCGTGCGCACAATCACCGTGAAGGTGCGCTATCCGAATTTCGAGCAGGCCTCGGCGGGCCACTCGCTGCCGCAATCGACCAACCTGGAGCAACCGGTTTACCCGTGGGTCGCGCCGCTGTTGAAACAGGCGTGGCAGAAACGCCGCGCGCCCTTGCGCCTGGTGAGCGTGAAGCTGTCCGGCGTGGACAACGGCCCCGAGCAGATGGATTTGTTCGGGGCGCAAACCGACGAAAAACGCCAGCGCCTCGCCGGAGTCGTCGACGCGCTCAACGCCGCCACGCGCCGCCACGGCACACCGGCCGTGATGCACGGCAGCCAGCTGAAAAAACCGTGA
- a CDS encoding exopolysaccharide biosynthesis protein: MSEASAEQPQAARHPPFPKDAKLSEQLAYLHNVFAGKPMLFRDMVGVLGAHAPLLLIILLALLFTVPNPIPVSAPFGFAIVVVAISLLRGREPRFSEKILNARFSPSVHDKLVRFSARISKGIERWLHPGRAAVILATPARERLHVFGLLLAGVYLLLPLPVPFSNTFPAWAIMFVASGLIGRDGVFVMLGHAVLVAGVFYLVFLGATMAVVMNQLWDWVTGLF; encoded by the coding sequence ATGAGCGAGGCATCCGCAGAACAACCGCAGGCTGCGCGGCATCCGCCGTTTCCGAAGGACGCCAAGTTGTCCGAGCAACTGGCCTATCTGCACAATGTGTTTGCGGGCAAGCCGATGTTGTTTCGAGACATGGTCGGCGTGCTTGGCGCGCATGCGCCGCTGCTGCTCATCATTTTGCTCGCACTGCTTTTCACCGTTCCCAATCCGATTCCCGTATCGGCGCCATTTGGGTTCGCGATTGTGGTGGTCGCGATTTCGCTTTTGCGCGGGCGCGAGCCGCGGTTCTCGGAAAAAATTCTCAACGCCCGTTTTTCGCCGTCGGTGCACGACAAGCTCGTGCGTTTTTCGGCGCGAATATCAAAGGGCATCGAGCGCTGGCTGCATCCGGGGCGCGCCGCGGTGATCCTCGCCACGCCGGCGCGCGAGCGCCTTCATGTGTTCGGGTTGTTGCTCGCGGGGGTGTATTTGCTGCTGCCGCTGCCAGTGCCGTTTTCGAACACATTTCCGGCGTGGGCGATCATGTTTGTGGCGAGCGGGCTCATCGGGCGCGACGGCGTGTTTGTGATGCTGGGGCACGCGGTGCTCGTGGCGGGCGTGTTTTATCTTGTGTTTCTCGGCGCGACGATGGCCGTTGTGATGAACCAATTGTGGGATTGGGTTACAGGGCTGTTTTGA
- the kdsA gene encoding 3-deoxy-8-phosphooctulonate synthase encodes MIFDPEKLLLIAGPCSLESEGICRAVAEELTRMQKARPDLRIVFKGSFDKANRTSISGPRGTGMDEGLRLLALIKREYGFPVLTDIHEREQARPVAEVCDVLQIPAFLCRQTDLLAAAAETGRVVNVKKGQFLSPQEMAHVVAKLRGEKNAQHPGREIWQTERGTTFGYQNLVVDMRSFAIMKANGLPAIFDATHSVQLPGAGGGKSGGQREFVRPLALAALAAGADGLFLETHPNPDEAISDGPNMVPLGELAALLDSCLAIWRAARGNA; translated from the coding sequence ATGATTTTTGATCCTGAAAAATTATTGCTCATTGCCGGACCGTGCTCGCTTGAGAGCGAGGGTATTTGCCGCGCGGTCGCGGAGGAATTGACCCGCATGCAAAAGGCACGGCCCGATTTGCGAATCGTGTTCAAGGGGTCGTTCGACAAAGCCAACCGCACATCGATTTCCGGTCCGCGAGGCACCGGCATGGACGAGGGGTTGCGTTTGCTCGCGCTCATCAAACGCGAATACGGGTTTCCCGTGCTCACCGACATCCACGAGCGCGAACAGGCGCGGCCCGTGGCGGAGGTGTGCGACGTGTTGCAGATACCGGCGTTTCTCTGCCGCCAGACCGACTTGCTCGCCGCCGCCGCCGAAACGGGACGCGTGGTGAATGTGAAGAAGGGGCAGTTTCTTTCGCCGCAGGAAATGGCGCATGTGGTCGCAAAGCTGCGCGGCGAAAAAAACGCGCAACATCCTGGGCGCGAAATCTGGCAAACGGAGCGCGGCACGACATTCGGCTATCAAAACCTCGTCGTGGACATGCGCTCATTTGCGATTATGAAGGCCAACGGGCTGCCCGCGATTTTTGACGCCACGCACAGCGTGCAGCTGCCCGGCGCGGGCGGGGGCAAAAGCGGGGGACAACGCGAGTTTGTGCGGCCGCTTGCGCTCGCGGCGCTCGCCGCCGGCGCGGACGGACTGTTCCTCGAAACGCATCCGAATCCCGACGAGGCGATCAGCGATGGTCCCAACATGGTGCCGCTGGGCGAACTGGCGGCCTTGCTCGACAGCTGCCTTGCAATCTGGCGTGCCGCGCGCGGCAACGCGTGA
- the cysK gene encoding cysteine synthase A, whose amino-acid sequence MAKKIYNDITETIGNTPLVRLNRTAAAHGALADIVLKLEFFNPLASVKDRIGFAMIDDALKSGRINKNSVLIEPTSGNTGIALAFVAAAKGLKLILTMPETMSIERRKLLKVLGARVVLTEGPKGMKGAIAKAEELASKIPNSVILQQFSNPSNPEIHRKTTAAEIWRDTDGEVDIVVAGIGTGGTITGIGETLKSRKPGVKIIAVEPDASPVLSGGRPGPHKLQGLGAGFVPAVLNTKVYDEIIRVKDTDSAPISKEVNTTDGIPVGISSGAAIWAALEVAKRPENKGKLIVVIVPSCSERYLSTWLFTDISAESDNIDDLLRAGW is encoded by the coding sequence ATGGCAAAAAAAATATACAACGATATCACCGAGACCATTGGAAACACTCCGCTCGTCCGCCTTAACCGGACTGCGGCGGCGCATGGCGCGCTTGCGGACATCGTGCTCAAGCTCGAATTTTTTAATCCGCTTGCCAGCGTCAAGGACCGCATCGGGTTTGCGATGATCGACGACGCGCTCAAGAGCGGGCGCATCAACAAGAACAGTGTGCTCATCGAGCCGACCTCGGGCAACACCGGCATTGCGCTCGCGTTTGTCGCCGCCGCCAAGGGACTGAAGCTCATTCTCACGATGCCCGAGACGATGTCGATCGAGCGCCGCAAGCTCTTGAAAGTGCTTGGCGCGCGCGTGGTGCTCACCGAGGGGCCGAAGGGAATGAAGGGCGCGATTGCAAAGGCCGAGGAGCTCGCGTCGAAGATTCCAAACAGTGTGATTCTCCAGCAATTTTCCAATCCCTCGAATCCCGAGATTCATCGCAAAACGACCGCGGCGGAAATCTGGCGCGACACGGATGGCGAGGTCGATATTGTCGTGGCGGGCATCGGCACCGGCGGCACGATCACCGGCATCGGCGAGACGCTCAAGTCGCGCAAACCCGGCGTGAAGATAATCGCGGTCGAGCCGGATGCGTCGCCTGTTTTGTCGGGAGGCCGGCCCGGGCCGCACAAGCTGCAAGGTTTGGGCGCGGGGTTTGTGCCCGCCGTGCTCAACACAAAAGTTTACGATGAAATCATTCGCGTGAAGGACACCGATTCCGCGCCCATCTCGAAGGAGGTGAACACCACCGATGGCATCCCCGTGGGCATTTCCTCGGGAGCGGCGATTTGGGCGGCGCTGGAAGTCGCTAAACGCCCTGAAAACAAAGGCAAGCTGATCGTCGTGATCGTGCCCTCGTGCAGCGAGCGTTACCTTTCAACATGGCTTTTCACGGACATCAGCGCCGAGTCGGACAATATTGACGACTTGCTGCGCGCCGGCTGGTAG
- a CDS encoding OprO/OprP family phosphate-selective porin encodes MITSLRKQSIFGMSCALVLAFFAVAVFGPSQAFADSRDEEIKQLRAMINALDQKLQVLEREQALRKGETAVTQQVAAQPAAASQAAPAQPSAESTAKAKVIVDDKGFTLASADDSNRLRLRGLMQADSRWYGDGGAKGRDSFVLRRARVMLEGQFSNIFRFQFVPEYGGSSFTLMDANVAIDFAPSAQLKIGKFKAPFGLARLQSDAWAALTEPSFIAQIAPSRDIGVQLGGSFFGGALDYQVGVFNGVGDGRSNQDNTDSDDDKDVYARIFAHPFKSLKDSPLAGLGIGIAGSHGRQNTRQGLTAGYRTSGQQTLFTYASDNGAGNYDTSLPTHTGEIWRISPQAYYYYGPFGLLAEYVTSTTHVRPNAGQDAMRITNKAWQVTSGWVLTGENASYDGVTPARPFSVERGTWGAFELVARYDHIDVDNDVFPILANPAESATEAASWGVGLNWYLTRAVRFSVDYNQTDPKDSGLAAPTGTVLKKGEKVILTRAQITF; translated from the coding sequence ATGATTACCTCCCTCAGAAAACAATCGATTTTTGGCATGTCGTGCGCGTTGGTGCTCGCATTTTTTGCAGTTGCCGTTTTTGGGCCTTCGCAAGCGTTCGCGGATTCGCGCGACGAGGAAATCAAACAACTGCGGGCGATGATCAACGCGCTCGATCAGAAGTTGCAGGTGCTCGAGCGCGAGCAGGCATTGCGCAAGGGGGAGACTGCGGTAACGCAACAAGTCGCCGCGCAACCGGCCGCGGCTTCGCAAGCAGCTCCCGCACAACCCTCCGCCGAGTCCACGGCAAAGGCGAAGGTCATTGTGGACGACAAGGGATTCACGCTGGCATCGGCGGACGATTCCAACCGCCTGCGTTTGCGCGGGCTCATGCAGGCCGATTCGCGCTGGTATGGCGACGGCGGCGCGAAGGGGCGCGACAGCTTTGTGCTGCGGCGCGCGCGCGTCATGCTCGAGGGGCAATTTTCCAATATTTTCCGGTTCCAATTCGTCCCCGAATACGGCGGCAGCAGTTTCACTTTGATGGATGCGAACGTGGCGATTGATTTTGCGCCCTCGGCGCAACTGAAGATCGGCAAGTTTAAGGCGCCTTTCGGTCTCGCGCGGTTGCAGTCCGACGCATGGGCGGCGCTTACCGAGCCGTCGTTTATCGCGCAGATCGCGCCGAGCCGTGACATCGGCGTGCAGCTCGGCGGCAGTTTTTTTGGCGGCGCGCTTGACTATCAAGTGGGCGTTTTTAATGGCGTGGGCGACGGGCGCAGCAATCAGGACAACACTGATTCCGATGACGACAAGGATGTCTACGCGCGGATTTTTGCGCATCCATTTAAATCGTTAAAAGACTCGCCGCTTGCGGGGCTCGGCATCGGCATCGCAGGCAGCCACGGGCGGCAGAATACCAGGCAGGGCCTCACCGCCGGATACCGCACCAGCGGGCAGCAGACGCTTTTCACGTATGCGTCGGACAACGGGGCGGGCAATTACGACACATCGCTTCCAACGCACACCGGCGAAATCTGGCGTATTTCGCCGCAGGCGTATTATTATTACGGCCCGTTCGGGCTCCTCGCCGAGTATGTAACATCCACGACGCACGTTCGTCCCAACGCCGGGCAGGACGCCATGCGAATCACAAACAAGGCCTGGCAGGTCACGTCGGGCTGGGTGCTCACGGGGGAAAATGCCAGCTACGACGGCGTCACTCCCGCGCGTCCGTTCAGCGTGGAGCGCGGCACATGGGGAGCGTTCGAGCTGGTTGCTCGCTATGATCACATCGACGTCGACAACGATGTTTTTCCGATTCTCGCCAACCCCGCGGAAAGCGCCACGGAGGCGGCGTCGTGGGGCGTGGGGCTTAACTGGTATCTGACAAGGGCCGTGCGGTTTTCGGTCGACTACAATCAAACCGATCCCAAGGACAGCGGCCTCGCCGCGCCCACCGGCACCGTTCTTAAAAAAGGGGAGAAAGTGATCCTGACACGCGCGCAGATCACGTTTTGA